A single genomic interval of Burkholderia sp. HI2500 harbors:
- a CDS encoding ABC transporter ATP-binding protein: protein MIDVDHASIRFPTRTGHVDAVRNASFAVRDGEVFGLVGESGSGKSTLLRALTGLVPLASGSLSIDGRPVGGTPDRAFRRHVQMVFQDPYASLHPRFTVDQTLREPLSIHGIGDADARIARALSEVGLGPAFRFRYPHQLSGGQRQRVAIARALIVEPRVLLLDEPTSALDVSVQAEILNLLRRLHLERNLTMILVSHNLAVVGFLCQRVAVMQHGQIVEQLRIEDVRAGQVARDYTRTLLNATEGYRRLDPVAGAPAA, encoded by the coding sequence ATGATCGACGTCGATCACGCATCGATCCGTTTCCCGACCCGCACGGGTCACGTCGACGCCGTGCGCAACGCGAGCTTCGCGGTGCGCGACGGCGAGGTGTTCGGGCTCGTCGGCGAATCGGGTTCCGGCAAGTCGACGCTGCTGCGCGCGCTGACGGGCCTCGTGCCCCTCGCGTCCGGCAGCCTGTCGATCGACGGCCGGCCGGTGGGCGGCACGCCCGATCGCGCCTTTCGCCGTCACGTGCAGATGGTGTTTCAGGATCCGTATGCGTCGCTGCATCCGCGCTTCACGGTCGACCAGACGCTGCGCGAGCCGCTGTCGATCCATGGCATCGGCGACGCCGATGCACGCATCGCCCGCGCGCTGTCCGAGGTCGGCCTCGGCCCCGCGTTCCGGTTCCGCTATCCGCACCAGCTGTCGGGCGGCCAGCGGCAGCGCGTCGCAATCGCGCGCGCGCTGATCGTCGAGCCGCGCGTGCTGCTGCTCGACGAGCCGACGTCCGCGCTCGACGTATCGGTGCAGGCGGAGATCCTGAACCTGTTGCGCCGCCTGCATCTCGAACGCAACCTGACGATGATCCTCGTCAGCCACAACCTCGCGGTGGTCGGCTTCCTGTGCCAGCGCGTCGCGGTGATGCAGCATGGCCAGATCGTCGAGCAACTCCGGATCGAGGACGTGCGCGCCGGGCAGGTGGCGCGCGACTACACGCGCACGCTGCTGAACGCGACCGAAGGCTACCGCCGTCTCGACCCGGTGGCGGGCGCGCCGGCGGCCTGA
- a CDS encoding ABC transporter ATP-binding protein: MPMNPAPSPAPLCEIDGLKIGFRGHDGTVTDAVRDLSLTLAPGERLGIVGESGSGKSLTGRALLGLLPDAARWSARTMRFAGHDLLAMPPGERRRLCGSQMGMILQDPKYSLNPVMTVAKQMGEAFRLHEPGLRGRALRERIVDALAAVQIRDPARVADAYPHELSGGMGQRVMIAMMVSTGPRLLIADEPTSALDVAVSMQVLAVLDAMIARHDTGLMFISHDLPLVMSFCDRVAVMYAGRVVETCAARDLRDASHPYTRGLLAANPPLANPPDELPVLRRDPAWLEPASPAGTPADRQEAAR, translated from the coding sequence ATGCCGATGAATCCCGCCCCCTCGCCCGCGCCGCTCTGCGAGATCGACGGCCTGAAGATCGGCTTTCGCGGCCACGACGGCACCGTCACCGACGCCGTGCGCGACCTGTCGCTGACGCTCGCGCCCGGCGAACGGCTCGGCATCGTCGGTGAATCGGGCTCCGGCAAGTCGCTGACGGGCCGCGCGCTGCTCGGCCTGCTGCCCGATGCCGCGCGCTGGTCGGCCCGCACGATGCGCTTCGCGGGCCACGACCTGCTCGCGATGCCGCCGGGCGAACGCCGGCGGCTGTGCGGCAGCCAGATGGGCATGATCCTGCAGGACCCGAAATATTCGCTGAACCCGGTGATGACGGTCGCGAAGCAGATGGGCGAGGCGTTCCGGCTGCACGAGCCGGGCCTGCGCGGTCGCGCGCTGCGCGAACGGATCGTCGACGCGCTCGCGGCCGTGCAGATCCGCGACCCCGCACGCGTCGCCGATGCGTATCCGCACGAGTTGTCGGGCGGCATGGGCCAGCGCGTGATGATCGCGATGATGGTGTCGACCGGCCCGCGCCTGCTGATCGCCGACGAGCCGACGTCCGCGCTCGACGTCGCCGTGTCGATGCAGGTGCTCGCCGTGCTCGACGCGATGATCGCGCGACACGACACGGGCCTGATGTTCATCAGCCACGACCTGCCGCTCGTGATGTCGTTCTGCGATCGCGTCGCGGTGATGTACGCGGGCCGCGTGGTCGAAACCTGCGCCGCGCGCGACCTGCGCGACGCATCCCATCCCTATACGCGCGGGCTGCTCGCGGCGAACCCGCCGCTCGCGAACCCGCCGGACGAACTGCCCGTGCTGCGGCGCGATCCGGCGTGGCTCGAGCCCGCGTCGCCTGCCGGCACGCCCGCCGATCGACAGGAGGCCGCACGATGA
- the nikC gene encoding nickel transporter permease has product MNAERLTLRAWLLSDAPASRSQAALGLAYRRWRRFAANPLNLFGLAILVALIVVAIVGPLIMPHDPLRQVLSDRLLPPGSPSHWLGTDQLGRDILSRLIAGSRLTLGIAILVVVIVVPIGLLIGTTAGYCGGFVDSVLMRITDIALAFPKIVLALAFAAALGPGVINAVVAISITAWPAYARLARAETIRIAQADFIHAARLQGASGPRILLRYIMPLCMSSVIVRATLDMAGIILTVAGLGFLGLGAQPPSPEWGFMVASGRNVLLDAWWVATLPGCAILLVSLAFNLLGDGLRDVFDPRHGA; this is encoded by the coding sequence ATGAATGCCGAGCGTCTCACCCTGCGTGCGTGGCTGCTCTCCGACGCGCCCGCATCGCGCTCGCAGGCCGCACTCGGCCTCGCGTACCGGCGCTGGCGTCGTTTCGCCGCGAATCCGCTCAACCTGTTCGGGCTCGCGATCCTCGTCGCGCTGATCGTCGTCGCGATCGTCGGCCCGCTGATCATGCCGCACGATCCGCTGCGCCAGGTGCTGTCCGACCGGCTGCTGCCGCCCGGCTCGCCGTCGCACTGGCTCGGCACCGACCAGCTCGGCCGCGACATCCTTTCGCGGCTGATTGCCGGTTCGCGCCTCACGCTCGGCATCGCCATCCTCGTCGTCGTGATCGTCGTGCCGATCGGCCTCCTGATCGGCACGACGGCCGGCTATTGCGGCGGCTTCGTCGACAGCGTGCTGATGCGCATCACCGACATCGCGCTCGCGTTCCCGAAAATCGTGCTCGCGCTCGCGTTCGCCGCCGCGCTCGGGCCGGGCGTGATCAACGCGGTCGTCGCGATCTCGATCACCGCGTGGCCCGCGTATGCGCGGCTCGCGCGGGCGGAGACGATCCGCATCGCGCAGGCCGACTTCATCCACGCCGCGCGCCTGCAGGGTGCGTCGGGCCCGCGCATCCTGCTGCGCTACATCATGCCGCTGTGCATGTCGTCGGTGATCGTGCGCGCGACGCTCGACATGGCCGGCATCATCCTGACCGTCGCGGGCCTCGGCTTCCTCGGCCTCGGCGCGCAGCCGCCGAGCCCCGAGTGGGGCTTCATGGTCGCGTCGGGCCGCAACGTGCTGCTCGACGCGTGGTGGGTCGCGACGCTGCCCGGCTGCGCGATCCTGCTCGTGAGCCTCGCGTTCAACCTGCTCGGCGACGGGCTGCGCGACGTCTTCGATCCCCGCCATGGAGCGTGA
- a CDS encoding ABC transporter permease: MSTPASSLEALRTLPARRPAVRWALRVLRWALTLAVTFAGLLALTFVIGRKVPIDPVLAILGDRASADAYAAERIALGLDKPLATQFLIYARDVLHGNLGMSLLTANPVLDDIRRVFPATLELATIATLIGIAIGVRLGVAAAVKHNRPIDHVARFVGLIGNSVPVFWLGLMGLLLFYARLHWVGGPGRLDPVYDGMVDTRTGSLLIDAALAGEWDVFRNAVSHIALPAAILGYYSVAYLSRMTRSFMLDQLSQEYIVTARAKGLSERRVIWRHAFGNIMVPLLTVIALTYSNLLEGSVLTEIVFAWPGLGSYLTGALLNADMNAVLGATLVIGAMFIIVNLLTDALYRVFDPRAR, encoded by the coding sequence ATGTCGACACCCGCCTCCTCCCTCGAAGCACTGCGCACGCTGCCCGCGCGGCGCCCGGCCGTGCGCTGGGCCCTGCGCGTGCTGCGCTGGGCGCTCACGCTCGCCGTCACGTTCGCGGGGCTGCTCGCGCTGACGTTCGTGATCGGCCGCAAGGTGCCGATCGACCCCGTGCTCGCGATCCTCGGCGATCGCGCGTCGGCCGACGCGTATGCGGCCGAGCGCATCGCGCTCGGCCTCGACAAGCCGCTCGCCACGCAATTCCTGATCTATGCGCGCGACGTGCTGCACGGCAATCTCGGCATGTCGCTGCTGACCGCGAACCCCGTGCTCGACGACATCAGGCGCGTGTTCCCGGCCACGCTCGAACTGGCGACGATCGCGACGCTGATCGGCATCGCGATCGGCGTGCGGCTCGGCGTCGCGGCCGCCGTGAAGCACAACCGGCCGATCGACCACGTCGCGCGCTTCGTCGGGCTGATCGGCAATTCGGTGCCGGTGTTCTGGCTCGGGCTGATGGGGCTGCTGCTGTTCTACGCGCGGCTGCACTGGGTCGGCGGGCCCGGCCGGCTCGATCCCGTGTACGACGGGATGGTCGACACGCGCACCGGCAGCCTGCTGATCGACGCGGCGCTCGCGGGCGAGTGGGACGTGTTCCGCAACGCGGTGTCGCACATCGCGCTGCCGGCCGCGATCCTCGGCTACTACTCGGTCGCGTACCTGAGCCGGATGACGCGCTCGTTCATGCTCGACCAGTTGAGCCAGGAATACATCGTCACCGCGCGCGCGAAGGGCTTGTCGGAGCGGCGCGTGATCTGGCGGCATGCGTTCGGCAACATCATGGTGCCGCTGCTCACCGTGATCGCGCTCACGTACAGCAACCTGCTCGAAGGCTCGGTGCTGACCGAGATCGTGTTCGCGTGGCCCGGGCTCGGCTCGTACCTGACCGGCGCGCTGCTGAACGCCGACATGAACGCGGTGCTCGGCGCGACGCTCGTGATCGGCGCGATGTTCATCATCGTCAACCTGCTGACCGACGCGCTGTACCGCGTGTTCGATCCGCGTGCGCGCTGA
- a CDS encoding ABC transporter substrate-binding protein, whose protein sequence is MKLLTSRLVAALAAASVLAAVPLSAARAETPKDMFVMATLLDEFTTLDPGEIYELVPEEYVANTYDRLVRVDLRDPSKFNGDVAQSWTVSTDGLTYTFKLRPGLKFHSGNPLTADDVAWSIQRAVLLDKGPAAVLTGIGLTKANVVANVKKLDDLTVSVTTDQKYAPTFVLNVLGSWPASVVDKKLLLSHQQGNDFGNAWLKTNEAGSGGYKLVKWTAGDSVVLQRFDGYRLPLAMKRIVLRHVPEAASQRLLLENGDVDAARDLSPDDLASVVKSGKAKVSASPQATLLYLGLNTKNPTLAKPEVQEALKWLVDYAGIQGNVVKTTYKVHQTFLPEGFLGTLNANPYKLDVVKAKALLAKAGVPNGFSVTMDVRNDYPYTEIAQAVQANFAQAGIKVQLIPGDNKQTLAKYRARQHDIYIGEWSADYIDPHSNAQGFAWNPDNSDKSSYKMLAWRNSWDIPQLTKETDTALAEPTAAKRAQRYQAMQKEMLARSPFVIMFEKVAQVATRPGVSGLDVGPINDLVSYRNLKKQ, encoded by the coding sequence ATGAAATTGCTGACATCCCGGCTCGTCGCGGCGCTGGCCGCCGCGTCCGTTCTCGCCGCCGTTCCGCTTTCCGCCGCGCGCGCGGAAACGCCGAAGGACATGTTCGTGATGGCCACGCTGCTCGACGAATTCACGACGCTGGACCCGGGCGAGATCTACGAGCTGGTGCCCGAGGAATACGTCGCGAACACGTACGACCGGCTCGTGCGCGTCGATCTGCGCGATCCGTCGAAATTCAACGGCGACGTCGCGCAGTCGTGGACGGTGAGCACCGACGGGCTGACCTACACGTTCAAGCTGCGCCCCGGCCTCAAGTTCCACTCGGGCAACCCGCTGACGGCCGACGACGTCGCCTGGTCGATCCAGCGCGCGGTGCTGCTCGACAAGGGGCCGGCCGCCGTGCTGACCGGCATCGGGCTCACGAAGGCGAACGTCGTCGCCAACGTGAAGAAGCTCGACGACCTGACGGTATCGGTCACGACCGACCAGAAGTACGCCCCGACCTTCGTGCTGAACGTGCTCGGCTCGTGGCCTGCATCGGTGGTCGACAAGAAGCTGCTGCTGTCGCACCAGCAGGGCAACGATTTCGGCAACGCCTGGCTGAAGACCAACGAAGCCGGCTCCGGCGGCTACAAGCTCGTGAAATGGACGGCCGGCGACAGCGTCGTGCTGCAACGCTTCGATGGCTACCGTCTGCCGCTCGCGATGAAGCGCATCGTGCTGCGCCATGTGCCCGAAGCGGCAAGCCAGCGCCTGCTGTTGGAAAACGGCGACGTCGACGCGGCGCGCGACCTGAGCCCTGACGATCTGGCGTCAGTCGTGAAATCCGGCAAGGCGAAGGTGTCGGCCTCGCCGCAGGCGACGCTGCTGTATCTCGGCCTGAACACGAAGAACCCGACGCTCGCGAAACCGGAGGTACAGGAAGCGCTGAAATGGCTGGTCGACTATGCGGGCATCCAGGGCAACGTGGTGAAGACGACCTACAAGGTGCACCAGACCTTCCTGCCCGAAGGCTTCCTCGGCACGCTGAACGCGAACCCGTACAAGCTCGACGTCGTGAAGGCGAAGGCGCTGCTCGCGAAGGCCGGCGTGCCGAACGGCTTTTCGGTGACGATGGACGTGCGCAACGACTATCCGTACACCGAAATCGCGCAGGCCGTGCAGGCGAACTTCGCGCAGGCCGGCATCAAGGTGCAGCTGATCCCCGGCGACAACAAGCAGACGCTCGCGAAATACCGCGCGCGCCAGCACGACATCTACATCGGCGAATGGTCGGCCGACTACATCGACCCGCACAGCAACGCGCAGGGTTTTGCATGGAACCCGGACAATTCCGACAAGTCGAGCTATAAAATGCTGGCCTGGCGCAACAGCTGGGACATTCCGCAACTGACGAAGGAGACCGACACCGCGCTCGCCGAACCGACCGCCGCGAAACGCGCGCAACGGTATCAGGCGATGCAGAAGGAGATGCTCGCGCGCTCGCCGTTCGTGATCATGTTCGAGAAAGTCGCGCAGGTCGCGACGCGGCCCGGCGTGAGCGGGCTCGACGTCGGGCCGATCAACGATCTCGTGTCGTACCGCAACCTGAAGAAGCAATAA
- the ddpX gene encoding D-alanyl-D-alanine dipeptidase, producing MNAHRLVEITSATHRVDIDLVYATDRNLTGKPIYRRAHCLLLAPAEAALRRAVTIAAQAGFTLRIYDAYRPPQAQQVLWDFLPDPNFIADLGRGSNHSRGTALDLTLVGADGEPLDMGTGFDEMVAASGHFHAGLPEAVQRNRLLLLGVMHAAGFAHIDSEWWHYELPGSHALPQIDNADSGSWHLM from the coding sequence ATGAACGCTCACCGCCTCGTTGAAATCACGTCCGCCACGCATCGCGTCGACATCGATCTCGTCTACGCGACCGACCGCAACCTGACCGGCAAGCCGATCTACCGCCGCGCGCATTGCCTGCTGCTGGCGCCGGCCGAAGCCGCGCTGCGCCGCGCGGTGACCATCGCGGCGCAAGCCGGCTTCACGCTGCGCATCTACGACGCGTACCGGCCGCCGCAAGCGCAGCAGGTGCTGTGGGATTTCCTGCCCGATCCGAACTTCATCGCCGATCTCGGCCGCGGCTCGAATCACAGCCGCGGCACCGCGCTCGACCTGACGCTCGTCGGCGCGGACGGCGAGCCGCTCGACATGGGCACCGGCTTCGACGAGATGGTCGCCGCCTCCGGTCACTTCCACGCGGGGCTGCCCGAAGCCGTTCAGCGCAACCGCCTGCTGCTGCTCGGCGTGATGCACGCGGCCGGCTTCGCGCACATCGACAGCGAGTGGTGGCACTACGAATTGCCGGGCTCGCACGCGCTGCCGCAGATCGACAATGCCGACAGCGGCTCGTGGCACCTGATGTGA
- the sapR gene encoding sap1 transcriptional regulator SapR, giving the protein MTCAFARTVESRYAELTPTAKRIASYMLANLDRLGLETADQIAQQAGTSGISVGRFLRSVGYRNLDDLKRELRGGGDRPWMITDRLDEYRRVAGTHAAEPHENGREGPLASSLERELDAIRHVYRLAEGPVFAQVADRIAQADAVFILGIQSTRGISNAFSSYLEYLRPRVFYSDGQSGSYVDSLNSEFERPYCIVTDTRAYSRSARRYCQAAAERGQPFALVTDLSCPWARDWPADLLQVKTDVGQFWDSLAPLTCLFNLLITAVVDRLGPAIDRRVARNRELQRTFDQFES; this is encoded by the coding sequence ATGACCTGCGCGTTTGCCCGAACCGTCGAATCCCGCTATGCCGAGCTGACGCCGACCGCCAAGCGCATCGCGAGCTACATGCTCGCGAACCTCGACCGGCTCGGGCTCGAGACGGCCGACCAGATCGCGCAGCAGGCCGGCACCAGCGGCATCTCGGTCGGGCGATTCCTGCGCAGCGTCGGCTACCGCAACCTCGACGACCTGAAGCGCGAACTGCGCGGCGGCGGCGACCGCCCGTGGATGATCACCGACCGGCTCGACGAATACCGCCGCGTCGCCGGCACGCATGCGGCCGAACCCCACGAGAACGGCCGCGAGGGGCCGCTCGCGTCGTCGCTCGAGCGCGAGCTCGATGCGATCCGCCACGTGTACCGGCTCGCCGAAGGCCCGGTGTTCGCGCAGGTGGCCGACCGGATCGCGCAGGCGGACGCCGTGTTCATCCTCGGCATCCAGTCGACGCGCGGGATCAGCAACGCATTCAGCAGCTACCTCGAATACCTGCGCCCGCGCGTGTTCTATTCGGACGGCCAGTCGGGCTCGTACGTCGATTCGCTGAACTCCGAATTCGAGCGGCCGTACTGCATCGTCACCGATACACGCGCGTATTCGCGCAGCGCGCGCCGCTATTGCCAGGCGGCCGCCGAGCGCGGGCAGCCGTTCGCGCTGGTCACCGATCTCTCGTGCCCGTGGGCGCGCGACTGGCCGGCCGACCTGCTGCAGGTGAAGACCGACGTCGGCCAGTTCTGGGATTCGCTCGCGCCGCTCACCTGCCTGTTCAACCTGCTGATCACGGCCGTGGTCGACCGCCTCGGCCCCGCGATCGACCGGCGCGTCGCGCGCAACCGCGAACTGCAGCGCACGTTCGATCAATTCGAATCCTGA
- a CDS encoding helix-turn-helix domain-containing protein gives MNFIVNTPAQLGEILSSARQAKGLTQAEAAMRIGVGQSRLSLLESTRTESLSLSQLLELTALYGLELSIRTKDGRGSVDVEW, from the coding sequence GTGAATTTCATCGTCAACACGCCCGCGCAACTGGGCGAGATTCTGTCGTCCGCGCGTCAGGCCAAGGGCCTGACGCAGGCCGAAGCAGCGATGCGGATCGGCGTGGGCCAGTCGCGCCTGTCGTTGCTCGAATCCACGCGTACCGAAAGCCTGTCGCTTAGCCAGTTGCTCGAACTGACCGCGTTGTACGGTCTCGAGCTCAGCATCCGCACGAAGGACGGGCGCGGCTCCGTCGACGTCGAGTGGTAA
- a CDS encoding type II toxin-antitoxin system HipA family toxin: protein MGRKSHTRALSIWANGQRVGTWRIPARGDMELLYDAGWKQSSVGRPLSLSLPFGVGDAPLRGERINHYFDNLLPDSDVIRRRLAARFGIATTEPFDLLAALGRDCVGAVQLLGEDDVPTGLDRIDGAPLSDDDVARVLDQASGVAVAAGDDDDFRLSLAGAQEKTALLFHDGRWMRPHGATPTTHILKLPLGLVGNKRADLTASVENEWLCLAILRAFGLPAANAEIVQFGAYKVLSVERFDRALHRDGGWLLRLPQEDFCQALGVPPHLKYESHGGPGVPDLAGLLRRSETAREDLDTLFAALIVFWMLAAPDGHAKNFSLRLLPGGRFRLTPLYDVMSIWPVEGDGANQWSWHKAKLAMAVHGKRKHYAMRDITRRHFSAMAEHCLLGDIATPIVERLIAMTPQVIESVGAALPAGFQTRVAERILGGLQFAAQRLDEMPRE, encoded by the coding sequence ATGGGACGCAAATCGCATACTCGCGCATTGTCGATCTGGGCAAATGGCCAGAGGGTCGGCACCTGGCGGATTCCCGCGCGCGGCGACATGGAACTGCTGTACGACGCAGGCTGGAAGCAGTCGAGCGTCGGCCGCCCGTTGTCGCTGTCGTTGCCGTTTGGTGTCGGCGACGCGCCGCTGCGCGGTGAACGCATCAATCACTACTTCGACAACCTGCTTCCGGACAGCGACGTCATTCGGCGCCGCTTGGCGGCAAGGTTCGGCATAGCGACGACCGAGCCGTTCGATCTTCTCGCCGCGCTCGGTCGTGACTGCGTCGGGGCGGTGCAATTGCTCGGCGAAGACGACGTGCCGACCGGCCTGGATCGTATCGACGGCGCGCCGTTGTCGGACGACGACGTTGCACGTGTGCTCGACCAGGCCAGCGGCGTGGCGGTCGCGGCCGGAGACGACGACGATTTCCGGCTGTCGCTGGCCGGTGCACAGGAAAAGACCGCGCTGCTGTTTCACGACGGGCGATGGATGCGCCCGCATGGCGCGACGCCGACGACGCACATTCTCAAGTTGCCGCTCGGCCTCGTTGGCAACAAGCGGGCCGACCTCACGGCTTCAGTCGAGAACGAGTGGCTGTGTCTTGCGATCCTGCGCGCCTTCGGCTTGCCGGCCGCCAATGCGGAAATCGTGCAATTCGGCGCGTACAAGGTGCTGTCGGTCGAGCGTTTCGATCGCGCGTTGCATCGCGACGGCGGGTGGCTGTTGCGGTTGCCGCAGGAGGATTTCTGCCAGGCGCTCGGCGTGCCGCCTCACCTGAAGTACGAGTCGCACGGCGGCCCCGGCGTGCCCGACCTGGCAGGTCTCCTGCGCCGTTCGGAAACGGCGCGGGAAGACCTCGACACACTGTTCGCGGCGCTGATCGTTTTCTGGATGCTCGCGGCGCCGGACGGGCATGCGAAGAATTTCAGTCTGCGCCTGCTGCCGGGCGGCCGCTTTCGCCTTACGCCCCTCTACGATGTGATGTCGATCTGGCCGGTCGAAGGCGACGGCGCGAACCAGTGGTCATGGCACAAGGCGAAGCTGGCGATGGCCGTGCACGGCAAACGCAAGCACTACGCGATGCGCGACATTACGCGGCGGCACTTCAGCGCGATGGCCGAACACTGTCTGCTCGGTGATATCGCGACGCCGATCGTCGAGCGGCTCATCGCCATGACGCCGCAGGTGATCGAATCTGTCGGTGCGGCGCTGCCCGCCGGTTTTCAGACGCGGGTCGCGGAACGCATTCTGGGCGGACTGCAGTTCGCCGCGCAACGGCTCGACGAAATGCCGCGGGAATGA
- a CDS encoding oxalate decarboxylase family bicupin — translation MTNLSRRKMLAGTAGAIAAAGIAVSAKAASFGNPDRPPEGAVNARNRQSLTDPGPQNPAIANQFPSFQDPPATDINGMPLFWASFNNAHKRIQNGGWAREVTQDDFAISETISGVNMRLTRGGIREMHWHQQAEWAIMLDGRCRITVLDELGRPSVQDVKTGDLWYFPPGLPHSLQGLGTDGAEFLLAFDNGRASEFNTLLLTDWIAHTPPDVLALNFGVPADAFRNIPLDNLWIFQGDEPGPLAEAQRASASSAGAPPHPFIFSLGDMKPVRKTRGGEVRIADSTNFNVSTTVAAALVTVHPGGMRELHWHPNADEWQYYLQGDARMTVFDTGPKAQTADFRAGDVGYVKKSLGHYVQNTGSTDLVFLEIFKTDRYAEVSLSDWLAHTPPQLVEAHLNVAPDVIAQFPRNRPDVVPL, via the coding sequence ATGACGAATCTTTCTCGACGCAAGATGCTGGCTGGAACGGCCGGCGCCATTGCCGCGGCGGGTATCGCCGTATCGGCCAAGGCTGCTTCGTTCGGTAATCCGGACCGCCCGCCGGAAGGCGCGGTGAATGCGCGCAACCGCCAGAGCCTGACCGACCCGGGGCCCCAAAACCCGGCAATCGCCAATCAATTCCCGTCCTTTCAGGATCCGCCGGCTACCGATATCAATGGGATGCCATTATTCTGGGCGTCATTCAATAACGCCCATAAACGCATTCAAAATGGCGGATGGGCACGTGAAGTCACGCAGGACGATTTTGCGATTTCCGAAACCATTTCCGGCGTCAACATGCGCCTCACGCGTGGCGGCATTCGCGAGATGCACTGGCACCAGCAGGCCGAGTGGGCCATCATGCTCGACGGCCGCTGCCGGATCACGGTACTCGACGAACTCGGCAGGCCATCGGTGCAGGACGTGAAAACCGGCGATCTCTGGTATTTCCCACCCGGTCTGCCGCATTCGCTGCAGGGCCTCGGCACCGACGGCGCCGAATTCCTGCTCGCGTTCGATAACGGCCGCGCGTCCGAATTCAACACGCTGCTGCTGACCGACTGGATCGCGCACACGCCGCCCGACGTGCTTGCGCTCAACTTCGGCGTGCCGGCCGACGCGTTCAGGAACATTCCGCTCGACAACCTGTGGATCTTCCAGGGCGACGAACCGGGCCCGCTGGCGGAAGCCCAGCGCGCGTCGGCGTCGTCGGCCGGGGCGCCGCCGCATCCGTTCATCTTCTCGCTCGGCGACATGAAGCCGGTCAGGAAGACCCGCGGCGGCGAAGTGCGGATCGCGGACAGCACGAACTTCAACGTGTCGACCACGGTCGCAGCGGCGCTCGTCACCGTGCATCCGGGCGGCATGCGCGAGCTGCACTGGCACCCGAACGCGGACGAATGGCAGTACTACCTGCAGGGCGACGCACGGATGACCGTGTTCGACACGGGGCCGAAGGCGCAGACGGCCGACTTCCGCGCGGGCGACGTCGGCTACGTGAAGAAAAGCCTCGGACACTACGTGCAGAACACCGGCAGCACCGACCTGGTGTTTCTCGAGATCTTCAAGACCGACCGCTATGCGGAAGTGTCGCTGTCCGACTGGCTCGCGCATACGCCGCCGCAGCTCGTCGAAGCGCACCTGAACGTCGCGCCGGACGTGATCGCGCAGTTTCCGCGCAACCGTCCCGACGTCGTGCCGCTGTAA